From Rhodococcus sp. B7740:
CGTCGAGCTCGCGGGTGACCGCTGCGGTGTAAGCGTCGTCGGTGGGCGGGTCGATGGTGCCGAACATGACGTCCTGCCACACCATGATGCCCAGTTCCGCACACAGGGACCAGAATTCGGGCTGCTCGTACACCAGGGTGCCGACGATGCGCACCATGTTCAGGCCCGCCGACCGGAGCTGCTCGAGTGCCGCCCGCAGTTCGGGCTCCGGCGACCACAACCGCACCGGGTCAAGCGGGGTCCAGGTTCCTCCGCGACAGAAGACGTTCTCACCGTTGACCGTCAGGACCGCGCCGCCGGCCGTGCGGTCCAGGTCGACCGTACGAAACCCGACGACGCCCATGGGATGCACGACGCCGTCCACCTCGAGCGCGACGCGATAGGTCCGCGGTCGGCCGTGAGTGTGGGGCCACCAGAGTTCGACATCGGGTAGCGTCACCGACCGGTCGATGTGCTCGACGGTTCCGAGTTCGACCGTGTGAACTCCGGACACGGTGTCGTCGATCATGATTCGAGCCGCCCCTGGAGCATCGAGCTCGGCGCGCAGTGTGACGATGCCGTCCGTACCCGATACCGCCGTCGACAGGGCGACACGACGAACGTCGGGGATCACCGACATCGACACCGGGCGCCACGGTCCGACCGGTACCGGAAGGGGCCCGTACACGGGTGCGCGTCCGAGCATCGTCGTCCGCTCGTGCCTCAGCCCTTGCGCGGCGATCATCGACGATCGCCAGCGACCGCGTGCGCGTCGAGACTTCAGATGCGCACTCAGCGATTCGATGTGGACGGCGATGGCGACGGTGTCACCGCAGTCCGTCAGATCGAGAGTCTCGGGAACGAACATCGACGTCACGGTTCGGTGGTGGACGCCGTCGATCCAGATCTGGGCACGGGTTGCGATGCCACCGAATCTCGTTCGCACCCGGCGATGGTCACCGGTGGGGACATCGGCGACGAACCACCAGTCGTGATCGTCCGGATTCACTGCCAGTGAGCTTCCGAGCGCGGTGGCAACCGTGCCCGGCACCACCGCGTCGATCCAGTCGAGATCGTCTCGTAGGTCGCGGGGGTCGAGAACGGAACCGGCGTCGGTTCGGGCCAGACGCCACCGAACGCCGTCGAGCAGATCGATCACGTGCCCAATGCACCCGCAACGATGTCCATGGCCGCCATCCAGTTCTTGCTCATCTCGATCAGCGGCTCGTCGAGCACCACGTCCCGGCCACGTGCTGCGCGTGCCATCCGGAACTGAACGGCCTTGGCACCGGAGGCGGCGGCGAGAAAGTGCGGAGCGGCAACGGCGGCGCCCGCCACGCCTCGGCCTTCGAGGTAGTGCACATAGTTCGCGGCGAGTTCTGCCGTTGCGCCGAACTGCCGGAGCAGGCCGAACGACCACAGATGGAAGGCGTCGGGGCCGGCGGTCTGCACGAGCGGGATGTCGGCGATGATACGACGGGCGAGCGCATCGACCGGGTTACCCGGAGCGCGGCGCACCAGGTGTGCGCGAGCGACATCGAGGTCACGGTCACCGAAACCGGCGTCGAGAACCGCGGCGTCCACTTTGATCTGCTCGACGTACGGCAGCAGCACCTCGGCGTGCGGTTCCGGAGCGAGATTGAAGATGCCGTCGAAATCGGCCCCGGTGAGCTCGAAGTAGCCCCGATTGTGGAAGTACCCCATCACCTTGGCGTCGCGATCGATGAGGTTCGGCACGATGGTGGTCTTGGTGTGCTGATTGCGGTAGCTGGTCCCTGCGGTGTCGGGCAGCCAGAAGCCGTCGACCTCGACGGTGACGTGGATGCCGTCTTCCAGGCCTTCGACGACGTGCTCGAGCACCGGGCGCCACACGTTCATCTCGGCGACACCGATGCCGTACAGGGTGCGTAGGTCCTCGGGCGCGATCTTCACGAAGTCCCACTGTCGCCCGTCGCATCCGGCGCTCAGCACGAAAGCGAGAGCGGGGGTCGGATCGGCACAGAACGAATGCAGAACTTCGATCCACAGGTCGACGTAACAGTTGGTTTCGGTCCAGATGCGGTCGTGATTGTGTATCGGGTGCGGTCGGTAACTGATGGGGTCGAGTTCCAGGACTCGAAGGCTGGTCCCGAGCCTGTCCAGCACTGCATCGTTCGACATGAAGCCTCTCCTACCGGATCGAATGTCGGACGGTCCCCGAGCCGCATTTGTCCGTATTGCCTGTATCCAGGCCCCTAATTCTAACGAATCGGTTTGTTCTTCGCACTCGATCGGACGGTAGGATTGTTTTTGCCCGGACGAACTACCTGCGCGGCCACCACCTCGACAGCAGTGATTCCTGACCCCGATACCGGGGGCAATCACAGAGCGAGCAGTCGGTTCCGCGCCGGTAATGCTGGTGCGCAGCTTGTTCGTGATGGCACTTACACAATGGCTCTGAGCTGGGCACATGCCGAGTGTAGACAACACCTGACACATCCACGCCCAACTCGGGTTCGCATGAGGAGGCACACGCGCGATGCGCCGTTTTGCAACCAGCGCCGCGCTGGTCATCGGCTGGGCTCTGCTCGCAGCCGTAGTCGGAATGTTCCTCGTTCGCCAGATAGGTGTGACGGAGATCACTTTCGTTGCCTTCGTCGTCGGCGCTCCGTATCTCGGTATCGCTTCGATCGTCGCCGTGCTGTTGTTCGCCGCGGCGCGCTCGCGTATCGGATCGGCCGTCGCAGTACTGGTGACCATCGCGGTGGTCGGGGTTCAGGTGCCGATGTTCCTCGCGGACGGCCCGGACAACACCGGACCGGAACTGTCGGTCCTGACGATCAACGTGGCGCACGGTGACGCCGACGCCGCGTCCATCGTCGACGCGGTGCGCAGCAACGATGTCGACATTCTCGCTGTCCAGGAACTGACCCCGGAAGAGGTCACCGATCTACAGGCCGCGGGCATCGACGACCTTCTGCCGTTCTCCTTCACCGCTGCGCTCCCGGTCGCCGATGGCACCGGACTGTGGAGCCGCACCCCGCTGACCGACGGCACCCGCCTCGACAACTTCGGATTCGTACCGGTGCAGGCGAGAACCACCGTCGACGGGCAGGAGCTGACCGTCGTGTCCTTCCACGCCATGTCTCCTGCCACACCGCGCCACACCACCGAGTGGGATGCCGACCTGGCCCGGATGCGGTCGATCATGGACACCTACCAGGGCACTGTGCTGGTCGCCGGCGATTTCAACGCCACCAACGACCACCGGCAGTTCCGCACGCTGGCATCGTCCCCGTTCTCCGACGCGGCAGACGGGGCGGGTGCCGGCCTGTTCCGCACGTTCCCGTCGGAGCGTCCGCTCGCGCGCCTGGACCATGTGGTGACGAGTGAGAACGTCCGCGCCCGGTCGGTCGAGCCGTTGGCGATCCCGGACAGCGATCACCTGGCCGTTCTCGCGGAGTTGCAGCTGCCCTGAACTGGGCGGCCGCCGGCACCGGCTAGAAGCGGGGCAACTCGATCACCGGTGCGGGCGGAAGCTGGATCTGCGGCAACTGGATCTGCGGCAGGCCGGGGATCAGCGGAGCCGGGGCCGGCGCTGGAGCAGGCGCGGCGGGCGGCACGTATTCCGGCTCGGAGTACGTCCGAGCCGGAGCCTGAGCTGCCTCGGTGGTCGGCGGCACGGTGGTGGTGGGTGCTGCGGTGGTGGGCGGCACGGTGGTCCTCGGCGTCGTGGGCTCCGCAGTGGCGGGTGCGGTCGTCTCGGTCGGTGCACTCGTCGGCTCCGTGGAGCTGCCGCCGTACCCCAGGGACAACCCCAGTGCGGCGACTGCGACGAGACCGCCTGCGACCAGTACTGCGCCGCGCACCTTGCGCTTCGAGTCGGCGGGCTTGTCGGCTCCGGGCTCCGGGCTCAACCAGTCCGGAGCCCCGGTCAACGATGCGGGATCGGACGGAGACTGCCGAACGCCCGGCTGCGGGCCCGGTCGGCGCGGTGCGTCGGCCACCGGAGTCGCGAGCAGCGCCGCGCCGCGTGCGGCCACCGATTCCGGGTTCGCCGGGGTTACGACGGGGAGGCCGATCCACGCCGTGAGAATCGATTCGACCAGCGGGATGCGTGCTCCACCGCCGATGAGGAACAGCGCGTCGACGTGCTTGGGTGACCGACTGATCACGTCACGGACCAACCGTGCCGAGTACTCGATCGGAACGGTCACCAGAGACTCGAACGACTCGCGCGAGATCAGGATCACGCCGCCGTCACCGGGCAGGCAGACCGCGCCGCTGGTCGAGAGCTGCTCCTTGGCCACTCGGCATCGCGCGGTGAACTCGCTCAGTTCCTGGTTGTCGGCGATGTCGACGCCCTGCTTGGCGAGCTGGTTGTCCGAGATGAGCCGATCGAAATCGTCGCCGCTGATGTCGATGGTGCGCTCGGCGAGCAGGACCTGCCCGGTGCCGCGGTCGATGACACTGATCGTCAGTCCGGAGCTGCCGAGATCGTAGAGAGCGATGGTGCCGAAGTGTCCCAGTTCGCCCGACGCCTCGAGGTACTGCAACGCTGCTCGCGCCTCGGGAACCAGTCGGTAGTTGTAGAGCCGCTGACTCGCCATCGCCTGCTGGATCTCGCCGAACTGCTGCTGGTCTCGATACGCGACGCCCGTCGCTTGCACCGGTCCGCCGTCGCCCGGCTGCGAGAGCACGACGCCGATCGATTCGGCGGCCAATTCCTCCGCGCGGTCCCAGTAGGCGTCGACGGTGTCGTGGTGGAAGTCGAGCCGACCCGAATCCTGAGGGCGCGCGTCGGGACGAGCCATGCGCACGGCACTGGCTCCCACCGACACGCCGAGAACTTCGGTCATTACCCGCCTTCGGTCGACTTCCCCGTGAACACACGCCGAGACTCGATGTCACGAACGAGTCTCGATCCCCCTGCCAATGGCTCACTGTAGCGCGTCCCGCAGTGCACAGTGCAGCACCCGACCACAGCACTACAGTTGCGGGCATGCGCGTTCTGTTCGTCTGCACCGGGAACATCTGCCGATCGCCCACAGCCGAGCGACTTGCGGCTGCTTTCGCGCGCGAGGGCGGGTTCGAGCTGACCGCGAGCAGCGCCGGAACGCAGGGTTTGACCGGACATGCCATGGACCCGACGGCTGCGACGGTGGTGACGCAGCTCGGCGGCGACCCGGACGGTTTCGTCGCCCGACGCCTCACGCCTGCGATCGCTGCCGACGCCGACCTCGTTCTGACGATGACGGCGGCACACCGAGACGCCGTTCTCGCCCTTGCACCGCGACAGATGCGTCGCACCTTCACGCTGCTCGAGGCGGCCGGTCTCGCTGCCGCGTCGGGCGCGAGCACCGTCGCCACCCTGGCCGACGCACGGGCGGTGCACCGTGTCGACACACTCGACATCGGCGACCCGTATCGGCGTGATCACTCGGTGTACGAGCAGGCCGGGGAGTTGATCGCGGAGACGCTGCCTCATGTTCTGCGGTTGGCGACCCAGTGACCGTCCACCTCTCACCACTCCGCTCGCTGAGGTAACGTTCTCGCATCATTGCCGACCATCCGGGTCCGGCCACGGCGTTAGGGTCTGTGCATGCGCGACAAGGTCATCGCGTCGGCAGCAGTGGCGAGCGCCGGCGTGGCCGTCGCAGTGGGTTTGACCATCGGCGCTCTCGGTGGTGCGTTCGACGACTCGAGCGAGACCGTTCGTCCGCCGGCTCTGAAGTCGGACAGCCTGAGTTCGGTCGAGACGACACCGACCTCGACGATCGTCATCGTCCCGCCGTCGCCCACATGGCAGGTCGCGGTACCCACCACCGCTCGCCCCACGACGACGACTCCGGATCGGCCCGAGACCACGACGCGTAGTCCGCGCCGAACCCCGTCCTCGGACCGCACGACGACCACCACCTCGACGGAGGATTCGGACGACGAGAGCAGCACCACGGAACCCGAGTCGGACGCCGGGCCCTAGGCGCCGGCCTGGTGTCATCAGCCGGGCTTCGTCAACGCCGTGTTGTCACCGATTCGCAACGCGGCCACCAGTTCTCGGTAGAGCGAGTCGGTGTTCATGAGCTCGGAGTGCGTGCCTCTGGCGCGGACAACTCCGTCCTCCATCACGAGGATCGTGTCGGCGTCGAGCACGGTGGACAACCTGTGCGCGATGGTCACGACGGCCGAGTCGGTCGCGATCGATCGGATCACCTCGTGGATCGCCGCCTCGGTGCGGCCGTCGACCTGGGCGGTTGCCTCGTCGAGCAGAAGAATTTCCGGACGCCGAACGATGGCCCTGGCCAACGCAATTCGTTGACGCTGTCCACCGGAGACGGTCGATCCGATCAGGTCGGTGTCCAGCCCTTCGTCCAACGCACGGATCGCCGAGTCCAGATGCACCGATTCGAGCGCCGCCCAGATGTCGGCCTCGCTGGCCTCGGGATGGCTGAACAGCAGGTTCTCTCGAATCGAGCCGGGAAGAACCGGCGTCTCCTGTTCCACGTAGGACAACCGGGCTCGTACCTCGTCGATGGTCAGCTCGTCGTACGGGGTTCCGCCGAGCCTGATCTCGCCGGCCTCGGGCGTCAGGAAGCGCAGGATCAACGAGAAGACGCTGGTCTTGCCCGCCCCCGACGGTCCGACGATCGCGGTGTGTCCACGCGCGGGCACCTCGAGGTCCATCCCGCGCACGGCCGGCTCCCTACCCGGTGCGTATCGTGCTGTGACGCTGCGGAATTCGAGGGCCGGAGCGGGCGCACGGGTCTTCTCCGACCGGTTCGAAGCCGTCTCCCCTTTCTCGGTGACCAGGTCGTCGATCTGGCGAATACGGGCCGCCGCAGCCATACCGGCCTGCAGTGCGGTGATGTTCGTGGCCAGTGTGGACACCGGGCCCATCACCTGGAATGCGTACAGCAGAAACGCGATCAGGCTGGACACGGCCAGCGCTCCGGTACTGACGCGATAGCCGCCGAGGCCGAGGATTCCAATGATCGCCAACTGCACTCCGCCTCCGGCGAACGTCCATGCCAACGCGGAGATCTTGACCGCCCTGACGCTGTGCTGCGCGGAGATTCGCGCCTCGGAGATGACTCGCTCCGATTCGCGGGCCTCGGCCCTGCTGGACTTGACGGTCCGAATCGCCCGCAGCGTGCCGTCGAGAATTCCGCCGAGGCGGCCCACTGCCTCCTGGGATTGCCGCTGTGCGACGGCGATCGGAGGCATCAGGCGAGCGAACAGCACCGCGATCGCAATGATGGCCACGGCGATCGCGCCGAGCAGCACCAGATCCAGCACGGCCATGAGAATCAGTGCGCCGACGAGGCCGACCACACTGTTGACTATTGCCACCAACGCATTCGAGGTGGCCTCGCGTAGCAGAACGGTGTCGGAGGTGACCCGGGTGACGAGTTCTCCGGTGGGCCGGGTGCCCAGACTTCCGACGGTGGCACCGAAGTACTTGCGCACGATGGATTTACGGGCGTCCAGGACCACGCGTTCGGCCAGGACCCCCAGCACGATCCATTGCAGATACAGAACCAGTGAGCCCACCACCAGCAGACCGACCAGGATCAGCACTGGCATTATCAGAGACGAGTCGGTGCCGAGACCGTCGAGCACTCCTTTGGCGACCATCGGCGTCGCCAGGGCTGCTCCGGTGCCGATCAGACCGAGTGTCAGGCCGAGCGAGAGAGTCCGGCGGTGCGGGCGAACGAACTGCCACAGCACGCGCAGATTCGGGACCGTGATCTTCTTCTTCTCTGCCGTAGCGATCTGCACGTCGACCATGGCACCAGTGTGCCGGATCGGGCGGTGGGGTCTAGGTCGCGTTCCAGATCATGTGCACGGTCGTACCGTCCTGGTCCGAGGTGACGGCGGCGCTGTCGGCCAGCGCCCGCATCAGCGGCACACCACGCCCGCGGTTGGGATCGGAGTTGTGCGATGCCCAGTCCCCGCGATCGGTCACCCGCACTTCTATCCGACCCTCCGCGGCACATGTGACTCGAATGTCGAGTGTCCCGCGATCGGTGTGGTCTCGATACGCGTGCTCGACGCTGTTCGCTATCGCCTCGTACGTGGCCAGCACCACGTCGTACGCACGATCGGGGTCGACGCCCGCATTGCCCAACCAGTCACCGAGCTCACGACGAAGCTCCGACGCTCGATCCGCATCGGCAGGTTCACCGGTGAACAGCAGTTCTTCCATTCGCGCACCTGCCGTCGAGATCGAGCTGTCGGTACGTGAGTCGTCACCTCCGAAGAGAGTCGCCATCATGAATCCCGTCTACCCAAAAGTTCAGGATCTACCCGCATGAATTGCAACGAATGCTTCGTCGACCGTTGCATAGATTCCGAACACCTCGTCCAAACCGACGAGAGTGAGAGGCCGTCCGGTCGCCGGACCGTCCGCGACCACTGCAAACCCGGCCTCGCCGCCGAGCTGCTGATGCGTCGACGCCAGCAGGGACATGCCCGCGGAGGCGAGAAATCCCACATCACTGAGATCGATCACCACAGCCGTCGGCGATTTCTCGAGCACGAGAGCGACCGACTCGGACAGATCGGGAGCAGTCACCAGATCCAGTTCACCGGACACCGCCAGAACGACGTCCTGGTCACGCCATTCCACGATCACATCGAAGTGCTGGGGCCCGAGGCCCATGTCGTCCGCAGTCACACGAAGACTTTACCTCGCCTCCCCCTGGCGGACTTTCTCCCGATCGGCCGACCGACCCGACTCCCGTTAGGCTCGCTTCGGTGATCGAGGGACTGCACAGCGCGAACCGTCGCGAATCTCGTCGTCGTTCGGCCGGCGAATACGTCGCGGTCACGGTCGGCGGCGCGTTCGGTGCGGCGTTGCGGTACGAGGTCTGGACGTGGCGGGCATCGCCGAGGTGGCTGCTGGTGAGCACGTTCGGTGTGAACGTGTTCGGATGCCTCGTCGTCGGTGCGGCGTTGGGGTATCTGTGGGGCCGACCGGCTCCGGTTGCCCGTGCAACAGTGTTCGGGCTGGCGTGCGGGTTCACCACGTTCGGTCTGTACGCATTCCACGCCGTCACGCATCGTGGTGCATGGAATTCGGTTGTCTATCTGCTGGCCACACCGGTGGTGGCGCTCGTCGCGATGGCATTCGGCGCGGCGATCACGAGGCCGAGGACGGGCAGCGCTCGATGACGACGATGCTCCTGGTGGCCGCCGGAGGCGGACTCGCTGCGCTCGGGCAGTTCGTGTTCTCGCACGCGATCAGGTCTCGGCGACGGTTGTCCGCACTGAATCTGGTGGCGTGCGCGACCTTGGGACTGGTGTTCGCGCTCGATCCACCGGACCGGTTTCGTTCGCTCGTTGGCGTCGGATTTCTGGCCTCGGTGGCTCCGATGGCCACCGTGGTGCTGGCCACGCTTCGGCTCACTCGGGATCAGCAGTATCGCAGCGCTGCAACGTTCTTCGCGGCCAATGTGGTGGGCGGTATCGCCGCGGTGATGTTCGGGTTCCTGGCGTGGAAGTCCGGGATCACGCTCTATCACAAGATCGTCTGACTCGGATCCGTCAGTCGCTCGTCGAGTCCTCGCACGACCCCTGCAATCCGGCCTTGACGAATCCGGCGATCTGATAGAGGTAGGTGAATTCCCATTCGACGAGGGAGAAGTCGTAGGAGCGTGGCGTCGGACGCATGGTGACGGTGCCGTCGAAGCATCGATCGAAGATGTAGCGGGCGCGCGGTAGGTGATATCGCCAGGTGACGACGATGACGTGGTTCCACCCGCGTTCGCGGGCGAGTTCCTGGGTGAACATGGCCTCTCCGCGCGTGGTCGACGGCACCGGCGGGATACACAGCACCTCGAACTTCTGTGACGATGTGGCACACGCCTTCTTCATCGTCGAGTCACCGGATCCGTAGGGGTCGGAGAGCACAACCGTCTTCGCCAGACCCTGTTCGGCGAGCGAGATTCCGTAGGCCTCGCGGCCGTCGTGTTCACCGCCCAGTACGACGATCGCGTCGGCCGTGGTCAGCGGATCGACGCGAGCCTTGGTGAACGTGACGTATCCGCCGACACCGATCGCGGACACCAGGACAACAGGGATCGCGAAGGCGAGAAACAGCAGCAGGCGTCCGCGGAACACCTCCCCAGGTTAGGGAAGGCGCTCCGCGGGCGCGCGGTCAGCGACTCACATCACTCACTCGGCTGCGGAACCGTGACGTTGCAGTCGGTCACCTCGGGGTTGATACCGAAGTAGTTGAGCGGGCCTGCGACGACGGTCAGGGCGATGGTGCCTGCGCCCGCGCAGTTCTCCGGTGCGCTCTCGAAATCTCCACGCTGGTACGACGCGAATGCGCCGATGATCAACCAGACGAGAACGATCAGTGTTACGAACCTCATGGTGCCCCCTTAGGCGGTCAGCCGCCGTTCGGCTGTCGGGAGCCAGGTATGTCCGATTGTCGCAGTCTTCAAACTGTGCCTAGTCGTTCTGCCTGGCCAACGTCTGCGACAGGTAGTCGCTCAGTGCCTGTTCCTGGACGCGATCGAGGGCGCGGGCGAGTTCTGCCTGTGCCGATTTCATCGCCAGTGCGCGCATCTTCTCGAACATCTCGGTCGTCTCGGCCACCTCCCCCGATTTGGGGAGCCAGCCGGGACCGTGTTGGTTGATCAAGTGGTCGGTCACGCTGCCCACCATCGACTCGGCGATGGCGTTCATCTTCGAGGCGGTTCGTTCGTGTTGGTCGAGCAGTTGTTCCAGGGTGAAGCCGTACTGGCTCAGATCGACGAACACCTCGAGGAGGGTGGGGTCGAGAATCTCGCATTGGTCCCCGTCGATTCTGATCAGTTTCGCTTCGATCAGTCGGGCAACGATGTCGTCGTTGTCCTCGCCGAGAAATTGCGCGATCAGTTCGACGGGAATGATCGTGGTCTCGGCCGACGACCACTTGCGAGTCACGATTTCCTGCAGGCCCAGTATCTCTTCCAGGTCCTTGCCCTGCTCCCAGCCCGAGAGGAAATCCGCGATGTGCGCCGAGGTGAAACCCCGCTGGAGCAGCGAGTCGATCACTTTCAGTCGCGTCAGGTGATCGTCGTTGTAGATGCCGACTCGTCCTCGGAGCGTGGGCGGCGGCAGCAGACCGCGTTCCTGGTACGCCCGCACGTTGCGAGTGGTCGTCTTGGCCTCTCGGGCCAAGTCGTCGATTCGATACTCCACCGAGCTCCCTACCTCCGCCGCGCGTCGACCCACAGGATATACGTCGACAACGCGGCGGAAGGAGGATCGCAGTCCGAACGTCAGCACGTCGACGGGCTTGCTCCGGAGCAATTCACGACCGGACGACGGCCCGTGCCGGTTCGAGCGGCACGTCGACGCGGCGCGGAACGATGGTGAAGTCGTCCTGCTCGACGTGGCGGAGTTGATCGACGTACTGGGTGGCGAAGCCGGGGAACATGGTGGCGTTGAAGCCGTCCTCGGTGAGATACCAACTGCTGCAACCGGAATTCCAGGTCGTCTTGGCGAGTTTGCGCTGCATGTCCTCGTTGTACGCATCCTGGACGTCCTGGCGTACATCGGCGCTGTGCAGATTTCCCTCGAGCACGAGAGAGATCGCCTCGACGAGGTAATCGATCTGCGCCTCCATGTACACCAGCGCCGAACTGTGCCCCGGGCCGGAGTTGGGACCGAACGTGAAGTACATGTTCGGATAGCCCGATACCGCAATACTCTTGTACGCCTTGGCCCCTGCGCTCCACTCGTCGGCCAGCACCCGACCGTCGCGTCCGGTGATCGGTATGGGAGTCCCGGTATTCGAGACGTCGAATCCGGTGGCGAACACGATCGCGTCGAATTGGTGCTCGATTCCTTCCACGGTCCGAATTCCCTTGGGCGAGAGCGTCGCGATCGGCCAGGTCACCAGCGTGCAGTTCGGCTTCTGCAGCGCCGGGTAGTAGTCGCTGGTCATCAGCAGTCGCTTGCAGCCGGCCCGGAAGCGAGGTGTCAGCTGCCGCCTCAGCCAGGGATCGCGAACCTGACGGCGCAGATGGGCTCGCCCGACCGTTTCGACGATGCGTGTCAACGGGGTCTTCCACACGACACCGAGTGCGACGGATTCGTGACCCCAGAACCACAGCGACCGGGCCAGGGTCTGGGCCTGCGGGAACCGCGCGTACAGACGCTGCGTGCTGTTCCGCGTTCTCCGATTGACTCGGGGCAGCGTCCACCCGGGGGTGCGCTGGAACACCTTGACCGTATCGGCGATCTTCACCAGTTCGGGAACGATCTGCACGGCGCTCGCTCCGGTTCCGACGACGGCGATCTTCTTACCCGCGAAGTCGTAGTCGTGATCCCACCGAGCACTGTGAATCTTGCGCCCCTCGTAGGTGTCGATTCCGCGGATGTTCGGCAGGCTGGCGTTGGCGAGCGGCCCCGACGCCATGACCACGGTGCGTGCCCGAACATCGGCATGCCCGTCGATGCTCAGGTGCCAGTGCCCGGACGCCTCGTTCCAGATGATGTCGACGACGTTGTGCCCGAATCGAATACGCGACTCGATGTCGAACTCGTCGACCATCGTGTGGATGTAGTCGAGAATCTCGCTACTACCGGAGTAGGTGTGCGACCAGTTCGGATTGGGCGCAAAACTGTACGAGTACAACCGGGACGGGATGTCGCACGCCGCGCCCGGATAGGTGTTGTCGCGCCAGGTTCCGCCGACGGCGCTGCCGCGTTCGAGGATGACGAAGTTCTCGATACCTCTGCTGCGCAGTCGGATGGCGGAGCCGATTCCGGCGAAACCTGCACCGACGATCACCGCGTCGAGTACGGCTTCGCGCACGTCGAACTCGCTCATGCGACGGGCTCGTACGTCAGTTCCTTGGCCCAGGTCGGCTCGGAATTGAGTGTCCTGCTCGGGTATCGGCGAGTGAGCTTCACCAGCCCGTCCGCCAGGACGTGGTACGGGTGCTTGCGGTTGATCACGATGCTGCCGTGCCACTGCACGATGCGATACATCGGTACCCGCAAGGCCACCGGGCTGCGTTCCCCGACACTCTTGAATCGCTTCATCGCGGTGTACAGCCGCTCCTCGTCGACGCCCATCTCGACGATGTTGTCGCGCATCTTGTTCAGCAGCGGGATGTACCGCAGGGTGCCGACGATGAGGGCGGGGTTCATCCACGCCCCGACGGTGTCGACCAAGATCTTGCGCATCCGCGAATGACCGAGCAGTTCGATGACCGCGAAATCGACTGCCAGGTGGCGTGATTCGTCGGAGTTGATCTTCTTGAAGACCGCCTGACAGACCGGATCCTCGATCTCGTCCATGATGAATTTCACCAGC
This genomic window contains:
- a CDS encoding STAS domain-containing protein is translated as MTADDMGLGPQHFDVIVEWRDQDVVLAVSGELDLVTAPDLSESVALVLEKSPTAVVIDLSDVGFLASAGMSLLASTHQQLGGEAGFAVVADGPATGRPLTLVGLDEVFGIYATVDEAFVAIHAGRS
- a CDS encoding Hsp70 family protein, encoding MTEVLGVSVGASAVRMARPDARPQDSGRLDFHHDTVDAYWDRAEELAAESIGVVLSQPGDGGPVQATGVAYRDQQQFGEIQQAMASQRLYNYRLVPEARAALQYLEASGELGHFGTIALYDLGSSGLTISVIDRGTGQVLLAERTIDISGDDFDRLISDNQLAKQGVDIADNQELSEFTARCRVAKEQLSTSGAVCLPGDGGVILISRESFESLVTVPIEYSARLVRDVISRSPKHVDALFLIGGGARIPLVESILTAWIGLPVVTPANPESVAARGAALLATPVADAPRRPGPQPGVRQSPSDPASLTGAPDWLSPEPGADKPADSKRKVRGAVLVAGGLVAVAALGLSLGYGGSSTEPTSAPTETTAPATAEPTTPRTTVPPTTAAPTTTVPPTTEAAQAPARTYSEPEYVPPAAPAPAPAPAPLIPGLPQIQLPQIQLPPAPVIELPRF
- a CDS encoding arsenate reductase/protein-tyrosine-phosphatase family protein, whose amino-acid sequence is MRVLFVCTGNICRSPTAERLAAAFAREGGFELTASSAGTQGLTGHAMDPTAATVVTQLGGDPDGFVARRLTPAIAADADLVLTMTAAHRDAVLALAPRQMRRTFTLLEAAGLAAASGASTVATLADARAVHRVDTLDIGDPYRRDHSVYEQAGELIAETLPHVLRLATQ
- a CDS encoding ABC transporter ATP-binding protein, with the translated sequence MVDVQIATAEKKKITVPNLRVLWQFVRPHRRTLSLGLTLGLIGTGAALATPMVAKGVLDGLGTDSSLIMPVLILVGLLVVGSLVLYLQWIVLGVLAERVVLDARKSIVRKYFGATVGSLGTRPTGELVTRVTSDTVLLREATSNALVAIVNSVVGLVGALILMAVLDLVLLGAIAVAIIAIAVLFARLMPPIAVAQRQSQEAVGRLGGILDGTLRAIRTVKSSRAEARESERVISEARISAQHSVRAVKISALAWTFAGGGVQLAIIGILGLGGYRVSTGALAVSSLIAFLLYAFQVMGPVSTLATNITALQAGMAAAARIRQIDDLVTEKGETASNRSEKTRAPAPALEFRSVTARYAPGREPAVRGMDLEVPARGHTAIVGPSGAGKTSVFSLILRFLTPEAGEIRLGGTPYDELTIDEVRARLSYVEQETPVLPGSIRENLLFSHPEASEADIWAALESVHLDSAIRALDEGLDTDLIGSTVSGGQRQRIALARAIVRRPEILLLDEATAQVDGRTEAAIHEVIRSIATDSAVVTIAHRLSTVLDADTILVMEDGVVRARGTHSELMNTDSLYRELVAALRIGDNTALTKPG
- a CDS encoding ATP-binding protein, which encodes MMATLFGGDDSRTDSSISTAGARMEELLFTGEPADADRASELRRELGDWLGNAGVDPDRAYDVVLATYEAIANSVEHAYRDHTDRGTLDIRVTCAAEGRIEVRVTDRGDWASHNSDPNRGRGVPLMRALADSAAVTSDQDGTTVHMIWNAT
- a CDS encoding DUF1839 family protein, with protein sequence MSNDAVLDRLGTSLRVLELDPISYRPHPIHNHDRIWTETNCYVDLWIEVLHSFCADPTPALAFVLSAGCDGRQWDFVKIAPEDLRTLYGIGVAEMNVWRPVLEHVVEGLEDGIHVTVEVDGFWLPDTAGTSYRNQHTKTTIVPNLIDRDAKVMGYFHNRGYFELTGADFDGIFNLAPEPHAEVLLPYVEQIKVDAAVLDAGFGDRDLDVARAHLVRRAPGNPVDALARRIIADIPLVQTAGPDAFHLWSFGLLRQFGATAELAANYVHYLEGRGVAGAAVAAPHFLAAASGAKAVQFRMARAARGRDVVLDEPLIEMSKNWMAAMDIVAGALGT
- a CDS encoding fluoride efflux transporter FluC, whose protein sequence is MIEGLHSANRRESRRRSAGEYVAVTVGGAFGAALRYEVWTWRASPRWLLVSTFGVNVFGCLVVGAALGYLWGRPAPVARATVFGLACGFTTFGLYAFHAVTHRGAWNSVVYLLATPVVALVAMAFGAAITRPRTGSAR
- a CDS encoding endonuclease/exonuclease/phosphatase family protein; protein product: MRRFATSAALVIGWALLAAVVGMFLVRQIGVTEITFVAFVVGAPYLGIASIVAVLLFAAARSRIGSAVAVLVTIAVVGVQVPMFLADGPDNTGPELSVLTINVAHGDADAASIVDAVRSNDVDILAVQELTPEEVTDLQAAGIDDLLPFSFTAALPVADGTGLWSRTPLTDGTRLDNFGFVPVQARTTVDGQELTVVSFHAMSPATPRHTTEWDADLARMRSIMDTYQGTVLVAGDFNATNDHRQFRTLASSPFSDAADGAGAGLFRTFPSERPLARLDHVVTSENVRARSVEPLAIPDSDHLAVLAELQLP